The Flammeovirga pectinis genomic interval TTAAATAAATAGGTTTGACAAAAAAGAAGATCAAAACTACTCTAGAAAGTAATGATTTATATAAAAAAGTAATTCATTATTTATCAAATAGTAGAGTTCCGCATACCGAAGTTTCCTTCTATGTTTTTAGTAAGGCTTTAATTGCACGTGTAGATCAAAACGATCTTTTACAGAGAAGTCAGGCAATTGCTTACAGTTTTAGTTTAGCAATGTTACCCTTCATTATATTTTTCTCTACATTACTTTCATACATACCAAGTGATCAGGTGGATGTTATGTTTAAAATATTTCGAGAAGAAATGCTACCTCAATATGTCTATCAAGCTATAGAAGGTCCAATACTTGATCTTAGTGGACGATCTAGAGGTGGTTTGTTATCATTTGGTTTTGTTGGTGCTACTTATGTTGCTACTACTGGAATGAGAACACTCATGAATGCCTTTAATAGTTGCTATCATCTAGAAGATAAAAGAAGTTTATTTAAACAGTTTAGAGTTGCTTTAAACCTTACTTTACTTTTTTTAATTACTCTATTTATT includes:
- a CDS encoding YihY/virulence factor BrkB family protein, translating into MTKKKIKTTLESNDLYKKVIHYLSNSRVPHTEVSFYVFSKALIARVDQNDLLQRSQAIAYSFSLAMLPFIIFFSTLLSYIPSDQVDVMFKIFREEMLPQYVYQAIEGPILDLSGRSRGGLLSFGFVGATYVATTGMRTLMNAFNSCYHLEDKRSLFKQFRVALNLTLLFLITLFISSFILISGKHLLEHLHEIGFLNNQFTIYSLLTLRVLLIVLLFFFNVSLIFRFAPSEVMKKRIFNPGSVVATTLSIVVSLLFGLYLDTFNSYDILYGSLGAIMGLMGWIFIIAMILLIGFQINTTIEEAQLWTESNPPEEFR